In Shinella sp. XGS7, a single genomic region encodes these proteins:
- a CDS encoding MarR family winged helix-turn-helix transcriptional regulator, which produces MPETPQPPPPATFYSAESYVPGESLGWLIKRVQQSIVQQADKRLAGHGLTHAQWLPLFRLFFGGPCPAAQLAGDMGLDAGALTRLLDRLEAKQLIQRERSSSDRRVVMVDLSPAGRELAQGLPAVLSEVFNLHLAGFTEAEWQTLMSLLRRMLANGELLRSCETKG; this is translated from the coding sequence ATGCCAGAAACCCCTCAGCCGCCACCGCCGGCCACCTTCTACAGCGCAGAAAGCTATGTGCCGGGCGAGAGCCTGGGCTGGCTGATCAAGCGGGTGCAGCAGTCCATCGTCCAGCAGGCCGACAAGCGCCTGGCCGGCCATGGGCTGACGCATGCGCAGTGGTTGCCGCTGTTCCGGCTCTTCTTCGGGGGCCCCTGTCCCGCAGCCCAGCTGGCGGGCGATATGGGGCTGGATGCGGGCGCGCTCACGCGCCTGCTCGACCGCCTGGAGGCCAAGCAGCTGATCCAGCGCGAGCGCTCCAGCAGCGACCGCCGCGTGGTCATGGTGGACCTGAGCCCCGCCGGCCGCGAGCTGGCCCAGGGCCTGCCCGCCGTGCTCTCCGAGGTGTTCAACCTGCATCTGGCCGGTTTCACCGAAGCCGAGTGGCAGACCCTGATGAGCCTGCTGCGCCGCATGCTGGCCAATGGCGAGCTGCTGCGCAGCTGCGAAACCAAGGGCTGA